The Microbacterium horticulturae genome has a window encoding:
- a CDS encoding sigma-70 family RNA polymerase sigma factor: protein MDESQTAVDARTQFEEQALPYMDQLYAAAMRMTRNPADAADLVQETFVKAFGSWKTFTQGTNLKAWLYRILTNTYINTYRKKQREPYQSPIDDLQDWQLGGAQSTTSTTARSAEAEAIDRMPASVVKEALQSIPEDFRMAVYLADVEGFAYQEIADIMKTPIGTVMSRLHRGRRLLRDLLSDYAAERGITASGSEK, encoded by the coding sequence ATGGATGAGTCGCAGACCGCGGTCGACGCGCGCACGCAGTTCGAAGAGCAGGCCCTGCCGTACATGGATCAGCTGTACGCGGCTGCGATGCGCATGACGCGCAATCCCGCGGATGCGGCCGATCTCGTGCAGGAGACGTTCGTGAAGGCGTTCGGCTCGTGGAAGACGTTCACGCAGGGCACCAACCTGAAGGCGTGGCTCTACCGCATCCTCACGAACACCTACATCAACACGTATCGCAAGAAGCAGCGCGAGCCCTACCAGAGCCCCATCGACGATCTGCAGGACTGGCAGCTGGGCGGCGCGCAGTCGACGACGTCGACCACAGCCCGGTCGGCCGAGGCCGAAGCGATCGACCGGATGCCGGCATCCGTCGTCAAAGAGGCGCTGCAGTCGATCCCCGAAGACTTCCGCATGGCGGTCTACCTCGCGGACGTCGAGGGCTTCGCCTATCAGGAGATCGCCGACATCATGAAGACCCCGATCGGCACGGTCATGAGCCGCCTGCACCGTGGCAGGCGCTTGCTGCGTGACTTGTTGTCCGATTACGCCGCCGAGCGCGGCATCACCGCATCAGGGAGTGAGAAATGA